From Anopheles darlingi chromosome 2, idAnoDarlMG_H_01, whole genome shotgun sequence, the proteins below share one genomic window:
- the LOC125949544 gene encoding uncharacterized protein LOC125949544 has protein sequence MSGSRCGDVIFVILWIGCVLGVLTVSEARAVPHHRQRGEGVRRLHNVTLSASNSNLTAGSTSGELVLEGCQVNHFGPELFQLLGTRTGSLSLHGGHIPRITYASPTLDTLVVDETGLYEFEVNSSYPVASLRILQIIRNPLDQLSPSLARLSGLHRLDLSRNQLTFVELGLFAGMNRLRDLDLSVNRIVWLGTVPPANTVRLASIRNLWVSYNRLQWFDDFPVAFPSLDTVRLLGNQWTCGWVDRARQAIMRHGITVFGADYDCPGERQGGLCCYEGDEDVIEDAASSVAPETAQSHQTNRSDGVVGVRYGEVEVFL, from the exons ATGAGTGGGTCACGCTGCGGAGACGTGATTTTCGT GATCCTGTGGATAGGATGTGTGCTGGGTGTACTGACGGTGTCGGAAGCTCGCGCCGTACCACACCATCGACAGCGTGGAGAAGGCGTTCGGCGGCTACACAACGTAACGCTCAGCGCCAGTAACAGTAACTTAACAGCCGGTTCGACCTCGGGAGAGCTAGTGCTGGAGGGATGCCAGGTGAACCACTTCGGCCCGGAGTTGTTTCAATTGCTAGGAACCCGTACCGGCAGCCTTAGTCTACACGGTGGTCACATACCAAGGATTACCTATGCCTCGCCTACGTTGGATACACTCGTGGTGGACGAGACGGGATTGTACGAGTTCGAGGTGAACAGCTCCTATCCGGTGGCCAGTCTGCGCATTCTGCAAATCATACGGAACCCCCTGGACCAGCTTAGCCCCTCGTTGGCACGATTGAGTGGATTGCATCGTTTGGATCTCTCGCGGAACCAGCTCACCTTCGTCGAGCTCGGACTCTTCGCCGGCATGAATCGCCTTCGTGATCTGGATCTGTCGGTCAATCGAATCGTTTGGTTGGGCACCGTACCACCGGCCAACACTGTACGGTTGGCGAGCATTCGCAACCTGTGGGTAAGCTACAATCGGCTGCAATGGTTCGACGACTTTCCGGTCGCCTTTCCGAGCCTGGATACGGTGCGGTTGCTTGGCAACCAGTGGACCTGTGGTTGGGTCGATCGTGCACGGCAGGCCATTATGCGTCACGGGATCACGGTGTTTGGTGCTGATTACGATTGTCCGGGTGAACGGCAGGGTGGACTTTGCTGTTATGAGGGTGATGAGGACGTCATCGAGGATGCTGCATCGTCGGTTGCGCCGGAGACGGCGCAATCGCATCAGACTAATCGGAGCGATGGAGTCGTTGGTGTGCGCTACGGAGAGGTGGAAGTATTTCTGTGA